The Tautonia plasticadhaerens nucleotide sequence GGGGCGGAGCCGCCGCCTCAGCAAGGACTATGAGGCGACGACGGCCAGCAGCGAGGCGTTCATCAAGCTGGCGATGATCCATCTGATGGCTCGGCGGCTGGCCAGGAATCTGGGGAAGTGAAGGCTTTCCCAACAGGCTGTGAGGTCGCGGAAGACGGCTGGACGAGAAGGCGAGGAAAGCTGAGTCCGATGCGCTTCAATGAGGCCGCGACCCTGAGGTCGCGGAAGACTGGCGGTGCCCGAGAGCTTTGTTGGGCGGTGGGTTACGATCAGACTTGCGAGCGGTTCACAGAATTTGCTGATTGGCACAGCTAACTCCGATGAACGAGGTCACGAAAACAGTTGCCGCAAAACAAATTGGCTCATGGGGCCGAATCCATGCTCGGGGGTCTCCCCAGCAGGACTCGCAGGAATTCATCGGTGACGGACTTAATCTCGAACCCCCACTGGAAGACCGCCTGATACCGGGCCAGGTACCACTCGCTCACGCCGTAGAACCGCCTCAGGAAGTCCCGGGCGTGTGTCCAGATCCCCTCCTGCGTGTCGCAGTGCACCTCGCGGACCCCGTCCCCGTCGTCGTCCCGCGCCCAGGTGGACTTCGGCCCCCAATGGTCCACCGTCACGCGCACCCGCCCCATCCGGGGCAAGCCGTTGTACCCCTTCCACTCGTCGGTGTCGACCACCGTCCCCTCCAACGTCGCGCAGTCGATGACCTCCTCCAACTCCGCCGCGTTGGCGTGACCCAGGACCTCCGAGCGGAATTCACCCGACCGCCGCCCGACCACGCCGGCGATCGGCGGGCGGTCATCGGCGAAGGTGCCGTGCCCGCGGCGGCGATTGGCCCGCCGCCGCGGCGGGTCGGCCGGGTCGCGATGCGGGATGCCTTTCTTCCCCCGCGTCCTGATCCATCTCGTCGGCCTCGACCACGGCGTCATCCAGCGGGTTGCGGTCCAGCCCGAGCCGGGCGTTGTCCTGGAGCCGGCGCCGCAGCTCCAGCAGGTGCTTGCGGTCGCAGCCCGGCTCGCGCGCCATCCGGGCGGTGGGCTCGCCCGTGGCGACGCCGTGGAGGATCAGCAGCAGTTGGCCGGGGCGGGGGTGCGTCCCCTGCAGGGCGGCCCCGGTCCAGGCGTTGAAGACCCGGCCGCGATGACCGCACTGGTACTCCAGGACCGGCTCCCGGTGGCGGCTGTGGATGCCCAGCCGCTCCCGTCGGCCGCACCTGGGGCAGGCCAACCCCCCGGGGTGCAGCAGTTCGACCAGCTTGCGGTAGCAGGCGTCCTCGTCCAGGAAGTCGATCAGGGGAGGTCCATGGCGGGGCCCTCCGCGTGATGCGACGGATCTCCCTCGATGCGAACGCCTTCGGAAACGGTCGTCAAGATGCCGGGCACGGATTCGGCCCCATGAGCCACTTCCGGTTATAGCCCCCGCCCCATAAGCCGCACCCGTTCCCGCCCAGCCAGAGGACGGGAATCAGCAGGGATTCCGTGCGTCATCTCCTTGGAGACGGCAATCCTTAGCATGCAATTTTTCTGCTTATCACGGATTTCGGGGAGCCCTGCGATCCCCTCCGAGTGAGGCCGAGATCAGCAGGTTCTGGAGCCAGTCGGGGTGATACCGCTTCCCGTTGAGCCGTTCCGCCGGGCTCCTCAACTCGGGGGTCTCTCGGACCGTCCAAGGGCACATCGGGGCGAAGTTGTGGATCAACGCCCAACCTCGCAACCCCTGCTCAGCCGCTGCCGATTTGCCGTGCAGTTGCTGCGTGCAGGACAGGTGGCAGTCGAGCCGTCGCAACAGCCGGTCCACCGGGTTGCTCGTCCGAGGGCAGCCGGGATGGGCGTAGGCCAGGGCGAACGCCTCGCGCTCCTCGCACAGTGACAGCACCTTCTCCCGCACGATCGGCTTGTCGATGTGCTTCGGGGCCCCCTCCCGCAGCCGGCGAAGCCGTTGCGAGAAGGTGCGGGCATCCGGGGCGTGATACGCACCCCAGACCCGCCCCCGGAGGGCATCGAAGGTCTCCTTCAGGTGCTTGGCCCGCTCCCGGATCTCCAGGGACGCATGGAGGAAGCAGAGGATGATCGTCGCCCCCTGGAACAACGCCCGCCAGGCCGCCTGCGTGGCGGCCCAGCCGTCGGTGTTGACCGTCCGGGGCCGGTACTCCGGGTCCAGGTCCCGGACCCCATCCCGGGACACGCCGTAGGCCCTCGTCAACTCGTCCTGATCCGCCTTCTCGGCCAACGCCAGGCCCAGGCAGCACTCGCCGCCGGCGGTGGCCGCCAGGTAGACCTCCTCGCCGGCCAAGGTCGTGTGCTTCTCGTCGGCGACCAGATGACCGGGCAACCGCTCCGGTCCCTTGACCGTGGCCCCCACCAGGCCGGATCGGCCAAGCGTGCGTCCCAGGCGATGCCAGTACATCGGGCCCCGCCCGAAGACCTCGGTCAGGGCCCAGTCAGGGACGGCGAACTTGCGGAGAAAAGGGGGGCCTGCACGTCCTCGGTGTGGGCGGTCAGCTACGGCATCAAGAACGACGGTCGGACCAGGGAGCTCTGGCCGTCGCGGAGGTCGATCCGCCGGAGCCTCCAGCCGGCCTTGCGGGAGGTGTAGGTGTCCTTCATGCGATAGCCCCGCCGGATCTCGGATGGGAACAGTTCCGGATGGGCTTCGATCTGCTGGCCCAGATACTCCCGGAACCGCTCGGCATCGCCTGCGATCTGCTCATACTTCTGCGGGGCGCGGGGGATACAGATGGCCTTCTGTCCCCGGAGGGGCGGGGACGTGGGGTCGGCTGCCGGCATGGCGTCGTCCCTGCTGATGGCTCACGAGGCGGAGATCCGTGACCCTCAGCATAGCCGCTGTCGGACGGGCTGACATGGACATCCGCTTCCATCCCCCAAATCCGTGATAAGCAGCAATTTTTTCCGTTCCGAGGGGCGTTGTTGCACGAAGGGGCTCGCCTGGCCGATGGACTCCCGTATACTTCGGCATGAGCCAGACCCGCACCCCTTGCCGAACTCGTCGTCCTCGCCAATCGTCCGCTCGCCAGGCCACCGAGAAGGCCGTCTACCGCATCCGCAACTGGCGGGAATACAACCAAGCCCTCGTCAACCGGGGCTCGCTGACCGTCTGGGTCGATCAAGAGGCCCTCGACGCCTGGCTCTACCGGGGTCCGAATCGGTGGGGAGCCCAGTACATCTGCAGCGATGCGGCCATCCGGTGCCTGCTGACGCTCCGGGCCGTCTCCCACCTTCCCCTGCGGGCCACCCAGGGCATGGCCGCCTCGATCTTCGAGCTGATGGGCCTGGACCTGGAGGTGCCCCACTACAGTACCCTCTCCCGTCGGGCCGTCGAACTGGCGGTGGGCCTGGCCCGCAAGAGCGAGGGGCCGCTGCATCTCGTCCTCGACAGCACGGGGCTGAAGGTCTACGACGAGGGGGAGTGGAAGGTCCGCAAGCACGGCTATTCGAAGTGGCGGACGTGGCGGAAGCTGCACCTGGCCATCGAGGCCGAGACCCATGGGATCCAGGCGGCGATGGTGACCGAGGCCGGGGTCGATGACGCCGAGATGGTCGAGCCGCTGCTCAAGCCGATCGACCGGGAGATCGCCGCTGCGGCGGGCGACGGGGCCTACGACAAGCGGAAGGTCTACCGGGTGCAGGAGCACCGCACGGGGACGATCCTGATCCCGCCGAGGAGCAATGCCAGGATCTGGAAGCACGCCGATGCGCCCGGTCCGCCATTGGCCCGTGACGAGAACCTGCGTGCGATCCGACGTTCCGGTCGCAAGGCGTGGAAGCGGGAGTCCGGTTACCACATGAGGTCGCTGGCCGAGACGGGGGTCTGTCGGATGAAGGTGATCTTCGGCGATCATCTGGCCAGCCGGAGGCCGGAGTGTCAGGTGACCGAGGGTGCGATCCGGGGCCGGGCGTTGAACGTCATGACTCATACGGATTCCGGAGTTTATGTTCGTGGTGCGACGTATGGCGCCGCGCAGGTCGAGCGGATCAGTCTCGGCACCAGGCACACCGCCCGCTAGGCTGCGACCGCCGCCTCAGCCAACGCTTCGTAGTCCCGGTACACCCGCAGCGACCAGTAGTGGCTCCGAAGGTAGTGTCACAGGTCCTCTACTGGGTTCAGCTCCGGGGCGTACGGCGGCAGCTCGATGATCGTGACGTTCGGCGGCACGTCCACCGCCTCGCCGGTGTGGAAGCCGGCCCGGTCCCGGATCAGTACGGCGTGGACGCCGGGCGCCAGCCGCCCCGACAGCTCGCGCAGGAAGCGGTTGATCGTCGGCACGTCGAGCCGCGGCATCACTAGCCCGACCGCCTGGCCGCTGCCCGGGCAGGCGGCCGTCAGGACGTAGCACCACTCGTACTCGGTCTGCCGCACGCCGCGCGGCCGGCTGCCGCGGCGGGCCCAGACGCGCATCAGCGTCCCCTGCCGGCCGAAGCGGGCCTCGTCGGCGAACCAGACCTCGACCCGCTCGCCCGGGTGCCGCCGCTTGATGTGGCCGATGCGACGGCGGATCCCCTTTTGACGCGAGCCTGGGCCTCGGGGTCGGACTTGCAGTGCGCCGGCCGCGGCACCGGCGGCTTGTAGCCGATCCGATGAAGCAGGTCGTAGGTCGCCTGGCGGCCCGGTTCGACGCCGAACTCCTCGCGGAGGATGCGGCGGACCTCCGGCCCGCGGAGGGTACAGACGCCGTCGGCCGGGGTGGGCCCGGCGTCGAGCCGGGCCCGCAGCCGCTCGGCCGTCTCCGAGCCGACCCGCGGCCTCGGGCCGCGGCCGCCGCGGTCGGCGAGGGCGTCGGGCCCCTCCTCGTTGTAGCGGCGGACCCACTTCTGCACCGCCCGCTCGGTGCAGCCCAACGCCGCGGCGATGGTCGGGGCGGTGGCGCCCTCGACGGCCAGGGTCACGGCGCGGAGGCGTCGCCAGAGCGAGGCGCGTCGCTGGCGGTCGGTCAGCTCACGCAGTTGCTCGGGAGTGTGGTGGGGCTCGACGTGCATGGTGCGTGCTCCTAAGGGTCCCTACGGTGATGGAAGGACGAGGCGCAACCGGCATGCCACGAACGAAAACGACGGAAGGCGTATCACCTCGGGATGCCGCAGAGCGTGCGGGTGGCGTAGGCCGATCCAAGCCGGGAGACTCCCCGCAACTACACTCTCCGTGCAACAACGCCGTTCCGAGGCGTGACCCCAACGACACCGGCGGCGGCCCGAGGACCAACACCTTCATCTCGATCGAGACGATCATCGATCCCTGAGGAGTCCTCACGGTCGCACCCGGGCTCCGGAATCGACGATCGCCGATCGCCGAGCCCTCAAGGCCCACCATCCAACTCAATTCGGGTCGCCGATCAGGATGAATCCGGCCCAGTCGTGCGGGTGCTCGAACGGGTGTGCCGACCCCGCCACCCCGGCCACGGGTCGCTCGCCGCGGCTCGCGTCGGACTCGTCTAGCTTCAACCGCTTCAGCTCCGCCTCCGCCCGCTCAACGTCCAGCCCGCGCAGCCACTGCTTCGCCTCGTGCAGGGCCTCGGCTTTCGCCATCGGCCCGGGCAGGCCGTCGCGGCGGCCGAGCAGGTTGGTGTAGAAGCGGCTCATCAGGAGCGTTGTCGAGCGGTCGGGCACCTCCCAGAGGCTCAGGACCAGGCGCCTGGCCCCCTTACGAACAATGCCTGCGAGAACCCCAGGTATCCCTCTCCCCCGGCGTAGCGTCCCAGCCCCGTCTCGCAGGCAGACAAGACGACCAGGTCGGCGTCGAGGTCCCAGGTGTTCACGATCTGCTCGGCCGTGATCGAGCCGTCGGCCTCCATCGCCAACGGTTCGGCCGATCCGTCCGGCTCGGGGGCCAGCCGGATCGCCGAGCTCATCGCCACGTGCGGGTTCGTCTTCCCGTGCGCCGCGAAGTGGAGATACCGTAAGCCCTTCAATGCGCCCGACCGCGCCAGCCCCTGCACGGCCGGCTCGGTGGCCCGCTCGCCGAGCAGGATCGTCGCGTGGCCGTCGGGGAAGAGCCCACTGATCAGCTCGACCTCGCGCCTCGTGCCGGGTAGCCGCGCCAGGGATTCGCCTCGCGTAAGAGGCTTGAGCACTTCCCCCGCTGCCCGCTGGGCCAAGACGACCTCGGCCGCTGGGCGGCTCGGGTCGTGGTTGATGCCCAGCTCCCCGGCGGCCACCTCGATCTCGCGGACCTCGCCGTTGCGCCATAGCTTGACCGGGATCCGCGTCGCCCCTTCCTCGGCAGGGACCGTCTTCAGGTCGGCGCCCGAGTTCAGGACGACGCCGTTGTACGCCAGCAGCGCGTCGCCCACCTTGATGCCGAAGAGGTCGGCATTGGCGCTCGGATCGACGGCCAGAATGGCGATCCCGTGGTCGGGAGGCGTGGGCGGCTCCGCGTCCGGCTCGGCCAACGGATAAGTCGGATCGCCCAGCGCCAGCAGCTTCGGCCCTCCGGACTCCTCTTGGCCCTGTGGTTCAACCAGCATGGCGAACATTGAGCCCGACGGCGCATAGCTGACCACGAACTGTTTCGCCCACTCCGGCCCGGCCGCCAGCAGTGCCTCGACGGGCACCCCGGCCATCGCCGCCGACGGCAAGACGATCAAGTGCCGCACGCCCTCCAGACGCGGCCGAAGCGGCGCGATCCGCTGTCGCGCGAGCGACCCCGCGGGCTCACGCCAATCGGGCGAGTCGCTCCGAATCGCCTCTCGCAGCGCCTCGGGACGCCCGTCATCCTCCTTGGTCTAGCTTGGGCCGGCTCCCGTGCCCGGGGTGTGTATCCAGATTGGATCGCCCTCGCGTCGGACCACGCAGGCCCAGTGATAGGCCGAGCGGTCGCGGCCCTGCGGTCCCTTCGGGTCTACGTCCACCCACCCGACCAGCGCCGTATCGGCCGGCAGGGTGGCGCGGATTTCGTCGAGGGGGGTGGGCGAGCCGGCGAACTCCCGTACTGATCGTTCAGCTCATTCTCCAGAGCCACGTATTGGCTATGAAGGATGCTGTGCCGCTCACGCAGGTCGTTGAATCGACGATCCTCGTCCTGACTACGGCTTGTTCTCGCCGATGCCCGCCCGATCTGCTCATCGAGCGCCTGGAGCTGGCCGCGCAGGTCGGCCTCGTGTCGTCGCTGGTCGACGGTCAGGGGCCGGAACTGCCGCGCGGATAGGTCATCCAGCAGGCCCCGAGCCAGGTCGGCCTCCCAGTTCCGCCAGGCGTCCAGCGGCTCACCTAGCTGGGCCAAAGCCACGGCAAGCGCGGATCGAGCGGATGTGTCCCGCCCCAAGGCTCGCTCGAGGCCGCTCGCGCCGCCAGCGGATCGGCTCCCCTCGACGCCGGCCACGGCGGACTTCCAGTATGCGATGTCCTCACTGGGCCGATCCTGGAGGTCCAGGTAGAGGGCGAGACGCCCGTGGCTCCGGGCCGTGACAGGATGGTCGGCGCCCAGGGCCTTGAGGTTGATCGCGACCACCTTCCGGAGCATCAACTCGGCCTCGACGTATCTGCCCTGAGGCACCAGAAAGAAGCTACGTCTTCCGTGGCCTGCCTCGCTTACGAGGGATCTTCACGAACCACTTCTCAAGCGACGGCAGGCGGATCACCTCGGCCTCCAACGCCTCCATCTCCTCGGGCTTCAGCCTGACCCCCTTGGCGTAGGTCGTCTCCACCAGGCTGACCACCGGGTGCTTCCGCTTCCAGGTCATCGATCGGGCGAATCCCAACACCGCCTCCACCGAGTCCAGCAGCGACCCGTTCCAGTGCATCTCCAGCACGCCCCAGCACCGCTCGATCGGGTTGTACTTGCTGTGGTACGGCGGGTAGTACGCCAACTGCACCACCAGGCGATACTTGCGGGCGAAGGCCACGATCCGCTTGAGGAACTGGCTCCGCCGGCTGTGGTTCTCCGGGCCGTTGTCCAGGTTGATCACCAGCGTCTTGACCCGCAGGAACCGCAGGCGGACGCCCTCCCACCATTGCTCCAGGCGATCGGCGATGAAGTCGCTGGTGACCTTCGACCGGGCCATGTACAGCCACAGGTCGTCGTGCTCGGGCAGGAAGATGCCGAAGGGGGTCAGCGTCGCCACGGGCTTGAAGTCGTGATCCGCCGCCTTCGTGCCGGTCCGGCTCCGGCCCCGCCGTGAGAAGGGGCCGACATGCACCGTCGCCTTGGCGTCGATCGAGAGCCGCAGGGTGCCCCTGGCCCGATCCGCCTCGGGGTTGACCGCCTTCAGTTGATCGAAGATGGCATCGGTCTGCGGGACTCTTTTTGGGGGCGGCACTTGGCCACCCTGGAGAGGCGATAGCCCAGCAGGTTCAGCTTGGTGTTGATGGTCTGCTGGGTGGGCAACTCCTCGTCGGTGTAGCCCTTCGTGGCGATCAACTGGCGTCGGACCTCGGCGGCACTGATCCGGGTGAAGAGCCCCTTGGTCTGGAACTTGGGGTCGGCCTGGCTCTGCCCGTCGGCGATGCTGCGGATGTCATCGAGGAGTCGGGGCAAGTGCTCCTCGGCGGGCTTGCGACGGCGGGCCGAGAAGGCGTCCACGCAGGTCATGCCCGAGCGGAGTTCGTGCGTGCCCTTGCGGATGGTCTCCCGGCACCAGCCGAGATGCTCCTGGGCCCAGCGTTGTCCACCCCGCCCCATCGCTGCGACGGTCTTGGCCATGAAGACTCGCTTCGGACTGCCCTTGAGGGCCTTGGCGGCATCGATGAGGACGGGGATCATCTCGGGGCTGGGCCGCATCTGCGTATCTCCTTGATCTCCTGGTGCGAAGGTCTCAGGATACGGAAGAGTTTTGTCCTTTCAATCCCCTAACGCGTTGAGCGTCCGCGTCGGCGAGCTGTTTCGGGGCCGGGGCTGAGGGCGGGTCCTGTGCAGGGGCCGGACCAGAGGACCAGGAACCCAGTGCCAAGATCAGTGCCGACCACCCGCGTAGGCTGTACCTGGAAGTCGGAGCGAAGTGCCACAACATCGCGGAGGCTCCTGGTGCAAGGTTTGGGGGGACTCCCTCAAGTAGCGAACCAGACGGGCGAGAGAGTTCGTCCGTGTGTCGACCTCGTGGCAAGGATGGTGGCCCCGAAGACTCGGCCCCCCACGAAGATGGGGACGATCACTCGGTCGGCAAGACCGGGAAGGCAATCGCGCGGGCCGCGTCCACGCCTGGGACCTGCCGCAGATACTCGCAGACTGCGGCCAACGGCTCGGGCTCGGCTGAGGGCGCGCGGCGCTCCGTGCCGCGATGGGGATCGTCCGTCACGGTGAGTGCCCGGCCATCGAACCGCCACACGCCCTCGGTTGCCGCGATAGACTTCCAGGGCAAGCCGGCCTGCGCGTCCCATTCCGAGAACGTCGGCAGCGACTCGCGCGAGGCGACCAGCACGAACGCCTGGAGACCCATGCCGTCGGTCAGGCCGTATTAATCGCCGGCCCCGGCCGGATAGTCGATCTCGGTCGTTGGGCTCGGGGGGGTCCCTTCCTCCGCCTTGGGGCAGAAGGAAACCGACCCGTCCGGGTTCAGCGCAATCAGGTAGCAGTACGCCGGCTCGTTCAGCTGGGCCTTCACGCGCACGTTGTCGTTGGACCGGGTGGAGAAGGTCAGGACTCTGATCGTCCCCTGCCCCGTCCTCGTGTTGCCTTGGAATCGCTCGACGTCCAGCGACTCGATTACCAGAGGCGTGGCCGCCAAGTCTGGAGCGGGTGCCGCATCCGGGGCGACCGGCACGGGCGGGGCCGGCCCACCCTGGCCCTCGACCTCAGGGTTCCGAGAGATGATCCCGACGACCGCTCCCAGCCCGAGGACCGCCGCCGCCCAACCGGCTCGACGCCGCCAGCGGCCCGGCGACGGGAAGGTCTCGCTGGCGATCGAGCTCGTCTCGGAAATCGGCTCGCCCTTCGGAAGCGATGCCATATCATCGTCGAAGAGCCGAGACAGGTCGTGCCCGACGGCCCAGGGAGCCAGCGCCTCGGCCACCTCGCGCGGCTCGGCGGGCCGGACGACGGGCTTCTTGGCCAGCAGGCGGTCTTGCAAGCACAGCAAGCCGGGCATCCCCGCCAGCTCGGGCCGGAACCGGGTGATCGGCGGCACCGGCTCCTGGCGATGCGCCACGATCTTGCGGGTCAGGCCTTCGTGGCGATCGTCGCCGAACGGCGGCCGGCCGGCGAGCAGACAATAGAGCGTACAGCCGAGACTATAAAGATCCGATCGGATGGTCGCCGAGCGGAGGTCGTCGGCCTGCTCGGGCGCCAGGTAGTCAGCCGTGCCCCCCATCGAACCGTTCTGCGTCAAGGAGTCGGCCACGTCCTCGACCAGGCGTGCCAGGCCGAAGTCGAGCACCTTGACCACCCCTTCGGGCGTCAGCATCAGATTCGACGGCTTGATGTCGCGGTGGACCAGCTTTTTCTCGTGCAGGGCCTGGAGCCCCCGGGCCGCCTGCCGGGCCAGCTCGCACGCCTCGGCCACCGGCAGCGGCCCGAGTCGCCGGACCAGCCGTTCCAAGTCGTTGCCGAGCACGAGGTCCATCACCAGGTACGGCCGGCCCCGGCTTACGCCGCCGTCGGTGGCCCGGACCAGGTTCGGGTGGTCGAGCAAGCCGACCGCCTTCATCTCGCGCTCGAACCGCCGGACGGCGTGCTCGTCGTGCCGGCCGGCCCGGATGATTTTCAAGGCGACCTCGCGCCCCAGCCCCCGATGCGGGGCGCGGTAGACCTGACCCAAGCCGCCGTGCCCGAGCGGCCCGAGAACCTCGTAGCGCTCGCCGACGACCTCGCCGACGGCCAAGCCCCCGTCGGGCGACGGCACGAACGGCGAGGAGGAACCGAAGCCGCTTGGCTTCGAGGGAACCGTCGGAAGGTCCTTACTGATCGCTGCGCAGGGAAGTTTACTATCCGGTTCCGGAAAGGCCGAAAATCACTGGTTCCGGGAGGCCACAGAGTTAACTTCTCTGCGCAGCGATCAGTAGTATCGCCCGGGCCACTTCTCGGCACCCCGTCCAGCCCCGCCTGCGTCTCGGCCATGACCGCCTCCCGCCCTCGCGAGGCCATCGCCGCTCGTCACATCTTCCTTAAGTAACTATCTCAATAGCGTCATGCGGCCCTGATCCGGTGGAGCCTCCGGTACCAGAGCAGGCCGCAGGCCGGTTGGATCAGGCCGAGGGAGTTCTCCTCATGCTCGTCGTAGCGGACCAGCAGCCCCCGACACTTCGACAGCCAGGCCAGCGTCCGCTCCACCACCCAGCGGCGGGCCTTCCGCCGGCCCGGCCGCCGCTCCGGGCGGGGTCCGCCACGGGCCGGACGGATGTGGGGGACATACCCATGCCCCTCGGCCACCCCACGAGCCGGTCCGTTGTCATACCCGGCGTCCAGGCACAGGTGCTGCTCGACCTGCTCGGGGTCGGGCCGCTCGGTCACCACCGCACGGATCGTCGCCTCCAGCAGCGTGAAGTCCGGGGCGTTGGCCCCGGCGATGACCACGCCCAGCGGCCCGCCGTCGCCCTCGACCAGCAGGCCCTGCTTGGTCCCCGGCTTGGCCCGGTCGGTCGGGTCGGGGCCCGTCTGTTTCCCCCCCGAACCGGGCCTTGCCCGGCCGCCCGTCGGCCGCCTGCCACCGCCATTGGACCTCGCCCAGCTCGTCGCACTCCTCGACCAGCAGGGCCCGGATCCGCTCGAAGACGCCGTGGCGGCACCGCCGCTGGGACCAGCGGTGCACCGGGCTGTCGTCGCCATACTCCCTGGGCAGCGTGTGCCACTGGCAGCCGCTGCGGGGGCGGGAGATGATGCCGTCGAAGGCCGCCCGCCAGTCGATCCGGCCCCGGCCGCCGTGCTCCTCGGGCGGCGGCGGGGCGTCTTCGAGCAGGATCGGCTCGATCCGCTCCCAGAGGGCGTCGGGCACCTCCCAGATGGTCTCCAGCGGCTTGACCCCTCGACTCTTCCGTCCCATGGCTGCGTCTCCTGAGGTGATCGCCCCGCCCCCTCAAGGTACGCAGCCGGTTCGGGTTAGGTTCTGAGATAGATTCCTAGGTGGGAGAGTCCGTAGTAGGAATGCCGAAACGCCCTCTGGCGAATGTCGGATAGTGCATCCTGGTTTCTGGAAATCCCCCGCCCGCCTGGGCGAGGGCTCGGCTTGAAGCGGCGGGTCACCGCCGGTCCCCCCGGAAAGTGCCGACCGACCCCAGGGAGACCGCCGCCGATGACCCACCAGGATCAACCTGCCGCCATCGACGAGGTCATGGAACTGCTGGCCGAGCATGGCTCCGACGGCCTGGCCCAGGCCATCGGCGTCCTGCGCGACGAGCTCATGGAGCGGGAGCGGACCCAGGCCCTCGGGGCCGCCCCCCACCGGCGATCCGAGGCACGCAAGGGCTCCGCCAACGGCTCCAAGCCCCAGACGCGGCACACCCCGATGGGGCCGATCGCCGTCCGGGTGCCGCAGGCCCGAGGCCTCGACTCCTATGCCTCGGCGTTGGAGAGGGGCGTCCGCAGCGAGCGGGCGTCGAAGCCGGCCGTCGCCGAGAGGGACGGGCCGGGCGTCTCGACCGGCAAGGGGGCCGCCATCGCCGAGCGGCCCCGCGGGTCGGAGGTCACCGGCAGTCAGGTCAGCCGGGCCGCCGGGGCCCTCGACGAGGGGCCGGAGGGGTGGCGGGGCCGCCCGCCGGGGGAGACGCCGTACCCGATCCCGGATGCCCGCGACGAGGAGGTCCGCCTCGGCGGCTCGATCGTCTCGTGTGCGGTGCTGAATCGTCTCGTGTGCGGTGCTGACGGCCATCGGCATCGATCCCGGGGGCCGGCGGTCGATCCCCGGGGTCGGCGTCTCGATGGCGGAGGCGGAGGTCCACTGGCGGGGCTTCCCGGCCTCGCTGCAGGCCCGTGGGCCGCACGGGGTCGAGATGCCCACCGGCGACGCCCACGCCGGCCGGGAGCAGGCCCTGGCCGCCCGGCTGACCGGCGTGCCGCGGCGGCGGGGCCAGTCCCCCCCGGCGGAGGACGCCCCGGCCTACGTGCCGAGGCCGTCGCTGCCGCCGGAGGTCGCCGCCGGCCCGCGGGCGGTCTTCGACGCCCCGGATCGCGGCGAGGCCGAGCGGCGACTGGGCCTGGCGGCGAAGAGGTGCCGGGCCGTGGCCCCGAAGCCGGCCGAGTGGCCGGAGCGGGACGTGCCGGAGGGGCTGACCATCTTCACGCTGCCGCCGGGCCACCGGCGGCGGCTGCGGACGAGCGACATGCCGGAGCGGCTGAACGAGGAGGTGAGCCGGCGGACGCAGGTGGCGGGGTTGTCCCCGAACGAGGGATCAGTCCTGCGGCTGGTCAGTGCGGTGTTGATGGGGATCAGCGAGGGCTGGGAGACAGGGCGGAGACGTTTGGCGACGGGACCGGGGTGACCTGTCCGCCTTCAGGCCGGGAATTTACAGAAAGGGGGTTGCACGATCGGCGAAGTCCTCCCGGCAGCGGAGCCCGCTCCGTTGCTCGTTGAGCCCCGTCGCGACCGTGTCGCGCCCCCAGCCGAAGCGACGCCCGGCCTGGTGGGCGTTGCCGACGCAGAGTTCGGTGGCGACCTCGGCCTGGAACAGGCGGCGTTGATACCCGGTGAGCCGCCGGGCGGCCGAGCGGATCAGGGCGTCGCGGCGAGCGATGGCGTCGTCCATGGGGGTGGCCCGGCCTGCCGACGAGACGGTGAGCGATCGCCCAGAGTCTCCCATGACCGGGCCGGACAGGACAGCCCCGAGCGGGGTAGGTTTTCACTCACCGATCGCCTTAGCCCTTCACAAGGCGTCGGCATACATCTTGCATGGTGAGAAAGGTCGGATCGACGAATCGTCCCTGATTCCAAGGATCGTCCAAGATCGCGGAGCGTTGAAACGGGCCGCATGCCCCGGGTCACTTGAGGAGGGGTTCCGCCCATTCGACATCCAGGCGAACCGGATCGGGGAAGCTAAGGTTCAAC carries:
- a CDS encoding helix-turn-helix domain-containing protein, whose product is MHVEPHHTPEQLRELTDRQRRASLWRRLRAVTLAVEGATAPTIAAALGCTERAVQKWVRRYNEEGPDALADRGGRGPRPRVGSETAERLRARLDAGPTPADGVCTLRGPEVRRILREEFGVEPGRQATYDLLHRIGYKPPVPRPAHCKSDPEAQARVKRGSAVASATSSGGTRASGSRSGSPTRPASAGRGR
- a CDS encoding serine/threonine-protein kinase, whose product is MAVGEVVGERYEVLGPLGHGGLGQVYRAPHRGLGREVALKIIRAGRHDEHAVRRFEREMKAVGLLDHPNLVRATDGGVSRGRPYLVMDLVLGNDLERLVRRLGPLPVAEACELARQAARGLQALHEKKLVHRDIKPSNLMLTPEGVVKVLDFGLARLVEDVADSLTQNGSMGGTADYLAPEQADDLRSATIRSDLYSLGCTLYCLLAGRPPFGDDRHEGLTRKIVAHRQEPVPPITRFRPELAGMPGLLCLQDRLLAKKPVVRPAEPREVAEALAPWAVGHDLSRLFDDDMASLPKGEPISETSSIASETFPSPGRWRRRAGWAAAVLGLGAVVGIISRNPEVEGQGGPAPPVPVAPDAAPAPDLAATPLVIESLDVERFQGNTRTGQGTIRVLTFSTRSNDNVRVKAQLNEPAYCYLIALNPDGSVSFCPKAEEGTPPSPTTEIDYPAGAGD
- a CDS encoding transposase; protein product: MRVWARRGSRPRGVRQTEYEWCYVLTAACPGSGQAVGLVMPRLDVPTINRFLRELSGRLAPGVHAVLIRDRAGFHTGEAVDVPPNVTIIELPPYAPELNPVEDL
- a CDS encoding tetratricopeptide repeat protein, which encodes MPQGRYVEAELMLRKVVAINLKALGADHPVTARSHGRLALYLDLQDRPSEDIAYWKSAVAGVEGSRSAGGASGLERALGRDTSARSALAVALAQLGEPLDAWRNWEADLARGLLDDLSARQFRPLTVDQRRHEADLRGQLQALDEQIGRASARTSRSQDEDRRFNDLRERHSILHSQYVALENELNDQYGSSPARPPPSTKSAPPCRPIRRWSGGWT
- a CDS encoding transposase, producing the protein MVGRRSGEFRSEVLGHANAAELEEVIDCATLEGTVVDTDEWKGYNGLPRMGRVRVTVDHWGPKSTWARDDDGDGVREVHCDTQEGIWTHARDFLRRFYGVSEWYLARYQAVFQWGFEIKSVTDEFLRVLLGRPPSMDSAP
- a CDS encoding IS5 family transposase codes for the protein MSQTRTPCRTRRPRQSSARQATEKAVYRIRNWREYNQALVNRGSLTVWVDQEALDAWLYRGPNRWGAQYICSDAAIRCLLTLRAVSHLPLRATQGMAASIFELMGLDLEVPHYSTLSRRAVELAVGLARKSEGPLHLVLDSTGLKVYDEGEWKVRKHGYSKWRTWRKLHLAIEAETHGIQAAMVTEAGVDDAEMVEPLLKPIDREIAAAAGDGAYDKRKVYRVQEHRTGTILIPPRSNARIWKHADAPGPPLARDENLRAIRRSGRKAWKRESGYHMRSLAETGVCRMKVIFGDHLASRRPECQVTEGAIRGRALNVMTHTDSGVYVRGATYGAAQVERISLGTRHTAR
- a CDS encoding ISAzo13 family transposase (programmed frameshift), with product MRPSPEMIPVLIDAAKALKGSPKRVFMAKTVAAMGRGGQRWAQEHLGWCRETIRKGTHELRSGMTCVDAFSARRRKPAEEHLPRLLDDIRSIADGQSQADPKFQTKGLFTRISAAEVRRQLIATKGYTDEELPTQQTINTKLNLLGYRLSRVAKCRPQKGVPQTDAIFDQLKAVNPEADRARGTLRLSIDAKATVHVGPFSRRGRSRTGTKAADHDFKPVATLTPFGIFLPEHDDLWLYMARSKVTSDFIADRLEQWWEGVRLRFLRVKTLVINLDNGPENHSRRSQFLKRIVAFARKYRLVVQLAYYPPYHSKYNPIERCWGVLEMHWNGSLLDSVEAVLGFARSMTWKRKHPVVSLVETTYAKGVRLKPEEMEALEAEVIRLPSLEKWFVKIPRKRGRPRKT